A stretch of the Pantoea nemavictus genome encodes the following:
- a CDS encoding L-rhamnose mutarotase produces MSSVTERYCLALDLVDEADKIAEYQRLHQRIWPEVAQHLRQHGLVNMEIYRLGTRLFMVMEVNDRFNAQDFAQAAEQNPHIQRWEALMWQFQQPTPWTPAGEKWVAMARIFSLQDQ; encoded by the coding sequence ATGAGTAGCGTAACCGAACGCTATTGTCTGGCGCTGGATCTGGTAGATGAGGCCGACAAGATCGCTGAATACCAGCGCCTGCATCAACGCATCTGGCCGGAAGTGGCGCAGCATCTACGCCAGCATGGCCTCGTCAATATGGAGATCTACCGGCTTGGCACCCGACTTTTTATGGTGATGGAGGTGAACGATCGGTTTAACGCGCAGGATTTTGCTCAGGCCGCTGAACAGAATCCGCATATTCAGCGCTGGGAAGCGCTGATGTGGCAGTTTCAGCAGCCAACGCCGTGGACGCCCGCAGGGGAAAAATGGGTGGCGATGGCGCGAATATTCTCTTTGCAGGACCAATAA